The window AGACATGCCACGCCCACCATACCTGTGACCGAATAGTGCACCCCGTGCATGCCTTTGGTCAACCATGATACAAAGGATAATGCAATGATGATCAACGCTTTTTTCTCGGCCGCTGTCATGGGACCTAAATCCTCATCAAAATCGGGCAGCTTGATATTGGGGTCCGGCCGGTAGATCAGATAAACAATGAATACCACGGCCGGCACACAGATTATGGCCGCGGGCATACAGTACTTGATCCAGTCAAAAAAGGTAATCTCAATCCCGGTGAACTCTTTGAGAAAAGCAGCAGCCACCATGCAGCGGCCACCACCCACAAGGGATCCCATACCGCCGCAGGAGCAGGCAAAGGGCAGGGAGAGCATCATGAATTTTGCCGTCTTGGTATGGGGATCAATGCCCACGGCCCGCATCAGGGGCAGCATGGTGACAATACCGATGGCACAGGCTGCGGCGTCGTGCATAAAAGAGGACGCCAGGCCCAAGCCCACGGCAATGATAAAGGTGAATCGTGTTACGGAATTGCCCGCCTTTTTAATAATATAGTAACCTAATCGTTTCGTCAGCCCCACTTTGTCCAGGGCAATGGCAAAGATCAGGCAGCACATGATGAAGATAACAACAGGATGCATGTAGGGCGCCCATGCCCCTTTTACATCGGTAATGCCCAGGATGACAAGGGAGGCGCCAATGAGCACTGCCGTGATTTCAAGGGGTATGGGCTCCACAACAAACAGAATAACCAGCACCGCAAGCACGGATAAAAATCGTTTGGCTTTGGGACTCATTCCGTCCACATAATCCACATTAACTTTAGAAAGGCCCATCTCCTTGGCCTGGGCAACAAGGTATTTTGCCCGGGCCTGATCGGTACCAGGCGCCTTGGCTGTAAGGATAACGGGCTTGCCGGGAGCAGTTTCCTGGACTGAAAAATACTCTGAAACTGACTGGCTTAACTGGTCTGCACCTGTGCCGGAAAGTTTGAATTTTGTTCCTTCCGGCCGGGGAAGACTAAACACGATTACACCTACCAACACTGCTACCGCCAATTTAAATCCGCTCGATTTGAATATCATTGGTTTGTTTCTCCGTTCTATTTGTTTTTAGCCTGCCGCGCCAGGCTTATTTTTTCCATTAATTCTTTGAGTTCGCAGGGTTTTGTCAGATAATCAAAAGCACCTAAACGCATACCGTCCTCTGCGGCTGTTCTTGAACCATGTCCGGTCAGAATGATCACCGGCAGATCTGGGGCCATTTTCCTGACAATTTTCAAGACCTCAATGCCGTCCATGTCCTCCATTTTAAGATCAAGAACCATGACATCGAAGCGATTCTGTCGCAGGGCCTGCAGGGCCTGAGTACCTGAGTACGTTTTGACGACGTCTATCCCCCGGCGTCCCAACCGGTTGGTCAACACATCCACAAAGCCTTGTTCATCATCCACGATCAGCAGGCGAGTATGGGGTGAAAGGGTGTCTTTCATTTTTCTATACCATGCGGCCTGTAATTTCCTTGGCCCTGGCCTCCATGATCTTTTCTTCATGTTTAAATTTTTTGGTTGCCGCCTCTTCAATCTTGGCCACAAGCTCTTCCAGATTGCAGGGCTTCATCAGATAATCAAAGGCACCGCGTTTCATCCCTTCAATGGCATTGTCCACTGTGGCATGGCCCGTGAGCATGATCACTTCCACAAGCGGATTCTCGTTTTTAATGGCCTGCAGTGTTTCAAGTCCGTCCATGCCGGGCATCTTCACGTCAAGAACCACCACATCCGTACTGGGATTTTCTGCCAGAAAATTTATGGCTGATTGTCCGTCATAAACGGCATCTGCGTTGAGTTCGCGTTTTTCGAGCCGTTTAATCAGGGTGTCCAGAAAGGCTTTTTCATCATCTACAAATAAAAGTTTCATCTACAAAGTCTCCCAAAATGGTTTAAAGGTTTGTTTGGCAGTTCCAATAACTTGCTAAGCTCCAATTATATTCTGTTGAGGATTGAGCCTGATTATTCCTAAACCAGGTCAACCCATGGCCGCGGCCGTATTATTTGTTTACGGTTTAGCCGTCTGGCGGGCATTGACGGGCAGCTGGATTAAAAAACTGGTGCCCTGCCCCACCTGGCTTTCAACTTCAATCGTACCGCCCATTTTCTGAATAATGCCGTAACAGATGGAAAGGCCTAACCCTGTGCCTTTTCCCACGGCCTTGGTGGTAAAAAACGGTTCAAAAATTCGGTCCAGGTATTGGGCGGGGATGCCCGGTCCGTTGTCTTCCACTTTAATTTCAATCATATTATTGTCCTGGTCATTAATGCCGGTTACGATTTCAACAGTGCCGCCGTCTTTGTCCATGGCATCAATGGAGTTGTTAGTCAGGTTTAAAATGACCTGCTGAAGTTCAGACGGGGAGAAGCGGATAAATGGTAATCCAGGCGTTAGCTGGGTGGAGATGGTGACATTGTTATATCTGGCCATCTGAGCTGTAAGTCCGACGATTTCCCGGATGGTGTCATTGATGTCGATATCTGCCACCGTGGCATCACTTTTTCGGGCAAAACTCAACAATTTATGAGTAATATCCTTGCAGCGCCGGCCTTGGGTTGTAATTTGTTTAATAGCCCTGTCAAACTCACTCCTGTTGTCCGAGGTCATCCCGGATTCCTCTTCCAGAAGATCGCTCATCCATCCAGCCTCTTCCACCATGATGGCCACAGGATTGTTGATTTCATGGGCAATGCCCGCAGCAAGCCTGCCAATGGAGGCTAATTTACCGCTTTCCACCACCTGCTGGTTCATGGCTTCATTTTTTCGATCTGTCTTGGCGATGTGTTTGACAAGATTCCTGGAGAGTGTAAAAGAAACTGATACTATGGCTACACATCCCAACAGGAATATGACAAGGGTGAGTATTTCGGCTTCCCACATATCCCTTAACGCATCCCCGGCATCCTGACGAAATACCATGCGCCAGTCCACTGTTGTAAACAGGGTCAAGGCATACAGGCAATTCTTGCCCTGGTCATTTTTATGCTTGAGAATGAGGGTATTCTTATCTTTGAAAATGGTCGGATCGGCAATAAAAGAAGAGACGATTTCTGTGGTGCCCATGCGGGGATGGGTCTGGAGCTCTCCTTTGGAATTGACAATAAATGCTGTACCTGTTTTGCCGATCTGTACATTTTCCACCAGACTGTTAAAGGCTGTAATATTAATGGTGGATCTTAAAATATAGGTGCGGCCCTGGGCTGAGAGCTTGACGGCCAGAATAAAATGGGGGTGCCCCCGAAGCCCTGCAAACACATCAGAAATATAATAAGGACTGTCCATGGCCTTTAAAAACCAGGTGGCTTTGCTGTAATCGGCATTAATAAGACGAAAAGGACCTTCATAGGCAAGTTGGATCCCGTCCGAATCCACAAGCCCCAAATCCGTAAACACATTTCCATATTCGCTTTTGAGTTCAGTCAGTTGTGATGTCAAAAACTTCTGAGCCATCTCGGGATCTGTGGTAGGCAGCAACTTGGCCAGATAACGGATATTCGCAAGTTTTTCCGTAAGAAATGCATCAATGTTCTGGGTATGCTTGAGCACCAGTTCACAGATGTGGGCCTGGATCTTTTCAGAATAGGCCCGGTGAAACTGCCAGCACAAGATGCCCAGGGTCAGCATCATGGGGATAATGGAGACGAGAAGGATTCGGATTCGGATATTTCGTGTGAGGACTTGATAAAATTCTTTTCTGTCAGATATAGATTCGTGCATCATATCAAAGGCTCCTGTGTGGCCGTTTCATCCGGCTTAATTTTTTATAATCACAAGGATATCAAGATATATGCCAACGAAAGGAAGGATGTCGAAACAGCAGTTAATGAGTTGAAATAATACGATAATACAAAGAACATGACAGATGGACAAAAAGGCTGTCACCTGTCACATTCTTTTACAGTATGTAAAAATATGATTTTTAGATGTAAATGATTATTTCAGTTGAAGCAGGAGAGATCAAAGGTTTTAAATTCTCCCGGTCGGCAGATAGATAGGAATCACTAGGGGAACAACCAGCCGGGAAAAACTTGCAGACTACATTATAAAAGATTTTTATGTGTCCCAAATGGATAACAGTTGGGGTAAAAATTCACCACCAGACCCGTCAAAGACAATCCCCCGGTCGTGCCGGGCAGCAAACTGCCTGAAAGGATTATCGCTCGGATTAATGTCCACGATGACCGCTTCAGGATTTCGGGCAACCATCATGCCGATCTGCATGGGAAGGTTGGTGGCCCCGGCCGTACCCACCACCAGGAGCAGATCAGTGGACGTGGCCCATCCCATGGCAGATTCGGCCTTGTACCAGGTTTCGTTGTAACATTCGTCAAACCAGAGGATATGGGGCCGGAAAAGGCTGCCGCACCTGGAACAGGTCAAAAGATCTTTTTCCTCCTCGGTGACCGGATCATCTTTTTCTTTGTCTGTTATGCCCTTGGGGAAATCAAAAAGGGCTGGGGTGCACTCCCCTGAACACCTTAAATAATTGATGTTACCGTGAATCTGAAAGGTTCGTTCAGAGCTGTTGCCGGCACGCAAATGAAGACCATCCACATTCTGGGTGATAAGACAAAACCTGTCTTTGAAAATCTCTTCCATCCGGACAATGGCTCTATGGCCAGAATTGGGTTCTGCATTTCTACACACGGTTTGCCGGTAAAGATACCAGGCCCATACTTCCCAGGGGTTTTGGGTAAACATGCTGTGGGTGGCCATCTGTTCAGGCCGATACTCTCTTGATCCCACAGTCCAATATCCTTCAGGTCCGCGAAATGTCGGGATTCCGCTTTCCGCTGAAATACCGGCTCCTGTTAAAACAGTGATTCGTTTGTTGTTATGCTTAAACGGCTCAAGCAGTCTGGCTGTATCCATTTTCCGGCCTCCTTGTTTGTTTAGCTGCAGTTGAATAACCCATTAAAAATATGAGAATACCATTAAACGAACACGATAGGAACCTCCTTTTAGCATGGGTGATTTTTTAAGAGCCAAACATGGGTTTTGGTAGACCCGACCCCGAACAAAAATCTTAAATGCATAGTTGTTCGCTTGATTGTATGGGCAAAATAGTGCCCCTCTTCAAGCCGTCCTATCACTAAATAAAAAAAGCTTTGACAGAAATCGAATGATACTGTCAAAGCTTTTTAAAAACTGACGATTATTAAGAATGAGCATGGTTAAGCCATACCCACTCT is drawn from uncultured Desulfobacter sp. and contains these coding sequences:
- a CDS encoding DASS family sodium-coupled anion symporter, yielding MIFKSSGFKLAVAVLVGVIVFSLPRPEGTKFKLSGTGADQLSQSVSEYFSVQETAPGKPVILTAKAPGTDQARAKYLVAQAKEMGLSKVNVDYVDGMSPKAKRFLSVLAVLVILFVVEPIPLEITAVLIGASLVILGITDVKGAWAPYMHPVVIFIMCCLIFAIALDKVGLTKRLGYYIIKKAGNSVTRFTFIIAVGLGLASSFMHDAAACAIGIVTMLPLMRAVGIDPHTKTAKFMMLSLPFACSCGGMGSLVGGGRCMVAAAFLKEFTGIEITFFDWIKYCMPAAIICVPAVVFIVYLIYRPDPNIKLPDFDEDLGPMTAAEKKALIIIALSFVSWLTKGMHGVHYSVTGMVGVACLVLFGVLKWRDINDNLEWGTALFIFGGGISLGLAMGYSGAADYFANLFFPLIQGKGWLVLFVGVGVFGALVTNAMANVAAAALILPIVIPMAQLEGVDPTILALGLGMATSFAMLLVIGCPPNAIAYSYKYFKSSDLTKLGLVTTPVLLLLLVGVVCTWWKFLGLI
- a CDS encoding response regulator; this encodes MKDTLSPHTRLLIVDDEQGFVDVLTNRLGRRGIDVVKTYSGTQALQALRQNRFDVMVLDLKMEDMDGIEVLKIVRKMAPDLPVIILTGHGSRTAAEDGMRLGAFDYLTKPCELKELMEKISLARQAKNK
- a CDS encoding response regulator — encoded protein: MKLLFVDDEKAFLDTLIKRLEKRELNADAVYDGQSAINFLAENPSTDVVVLDVKMPGMDGLETLQAIKNENPLVEVIMLTGHATVDNAIEGMKRGAFDYLMKPCNLEELVAKIEEAATKKFKHEEKIMEARAKEITGRMV
- a CDS encoding ATP-binding protein, whose amino-acid sequence is MMHESISDRKEFYQVLTRNIRIRILLVSIIPMMLTLGILCWQFHRAYSEKIQAHICELVLKHTQNIDAFLTEKLANIRYLAKLLPTTDPEMAQKFLTSQLTELKSEYGNVFTDLGLVDSDGIQLAYEGPFRLINADYSKATWFLKAMDSPYYISDVFAGLRGHPHFILAVKLSAQGRTYILRSTINITAFNSLVENVQIGKTGTAFIVNSKGELQTHPRMGTTEIVSSFIADPTIFKDKNTLILKHKNDQGKNCLYALTLFTTVDWRMVFRQDAGDALRDMWEAEILTLVIFLLGCVAIVSVSFTLSRNLVKHIAKTDRKNEAMNQQVVESGKLASIGRLAAGIAHEINNPVAIMVEEAGWMSDLLEEESGMTSDNRSEFDRAIKQITTQGRRCKDITHKLLSFARKSDATVADIDINDTIREIVGLTAQMARYNNVTISTQLTPGLPFIRFSPSELQQVILNLTNNSIDAMDKDGGTVEIVTGINDQDNNMIEIKVEDNGPGIPAQYLDRIFEPFFTTKAVGKGTGLGLSICYGIIQKMGGTIEVESQVGQGTSFLIQLPVNARQTAKP
- a CDS encoding Sir2 family NAD-dependent protein deacetylase codes for the protein MDTARLLEPFKHNNKRITVLTGAGISAESGIPTFRGPEGYWTVGSREYRPEQMATHSMFTQNPWEVWAWYLYRQTVCRNAEPNSGHRAIVRMEEIFKDRFCLITQNVDGLHLRAGNSSERTFQIHGNINYLRCSGECTPALFDFPKGITDKEKDDPVTEEEKDLLTCSRCGSLFRPHILWFDECYNETWYKAESAMGWATSTDLLLVVGTAGATNLPMQIGMMVARNPEAVIVDINPSDNPFRQFAARHDRGIVFDGSGGEFLPQLLSIWDT